A window of Chitinophagales bacterium contains these coding sequences:
- a CDS encoding T9SS type A sorting domain-containing protein, translating into MKKFLLCVFLGMFLFMTGGVKAQTGVFNPADPDVVFTTTNQPAQPAWNSIAKWGHTNRLNWNPYSYGYRCYWFNGVPFRVKFPKSYAHNVADGKKYPMLIFLHGLGERGTVYDNEYQLRHGGQQHAQRVDDGTFDGFLLYPQNTDGFFSNGAFDIIARFADSMAKHIKLDINRVVVSGLSSGGQGSWGFLAYNPRLFAAAMPISAASLGYIAPMNSHITVPIWIANGGLDPAPAPYTVNEVITAYKNLGGNIRQFFYPNGGHGIWGNFWNDPDYFPGLSSFHKANPHVFFGRTEFCPGDPVSVRMGLQAGFNAYQWRKDGVVIPGATGNEYTTTTFGTYDARFRRTATGEWSDWSPTPVVVQMKAPTITPPITISGLRSNVLPAPDGSTTVPLSVPDDYVSYEWRRVSDNALVGSTAVVNVGPGAYRVKVNEEFGCTSSFSPDFTVISATGSNLPDGASSASALSTSNTSLQLNWSENPNPVNNETGFEIYRSTTSGGPYTLIAITAADVLTYADNNLLPATKYYYLIRSINNNGAGPNTPEFSGTTLSDSQLPSAPSNLYVGNTSRSSVTLRWGASTDDVGIARYDIYINGSKAYSTSNLEFTVNGLVTGNTYAFTVRARDIAGNLSPASNQVSAVVRLNGLYYRYVEGNWSVLPDFNTLTPLETGITATPDISVANRADNFGIVWEGSIRITQAGNYFFRTNSDDGSKLYLGTLNGTVSPYSHAGTALVSNDGLHGAQNATSASVNLQVGTYPIAIAYFEATGGNSITVSWRTPSTGTSYVTIPSSQFTDGGSAGTSPNDPSNFTATSGGFDRINLNWTDNSNNENGFEVWRSTNAETGFVIVGLASANSTSFVDSLDLDPSTRYYYQLRAVSIGGQSNFAPVNSAQANWKFNNNYTDASPNGRTLTANSSPTFDANDKQEGSHAVNLNGSSQDLTINTAAGDYIRGGYNAKTIALWMRSDVSNSNRGIFDIGGSDDGLALRLNANQIVAGVASNNSRASISAPYNSTGWNHVALVYSGNTLRLYVNGTEVASNTSLVFSSIGTTNDASMIGDDNGTTALNTTFGNFDGRIDNFSIYGSALNATQIQALMNGEFDLVTAVTDPLPPAPGAPTSLVAAGVSAQSIELSWNDNSNNETEFEIFRSVGDNTNYRLLATRSSNAGATASYVDEGLFSNVLYYYQVRAKGAGGLSSFSNESSSRTLNTIPVINQVADFTIRYDVPYVLNLTATDGDGESMTLDPGTLPSFAVFNPTGNGTGTITFSAALSHLGSYPVRVIVTDVQGGKDTADFVVTVNSNYVPVVNAVTNVTLDEGAVQVRNLTATDQDGNGSLVWDGTGLPSFVQLNDLGNGQATLTVSPGFASAGVYNVVLKVNDGSGGSGTRALVITVNDKDPGGGVYYVNMLNPGYQAAPSPWNNISSTATATLTSEAGQSGPVTFSILSAPWNSWYEGATTGNNSGIVPDAVIRDYYYFGIFGAPETVQFRLAGLPLGYKYNLRIMGSSRWTGTANNGSTVYTIGAQSQTLNVQNNSQNMAVFTGLTADANGFITVTMSKAPGTPVGYLNGLILEQVFDDGTTPVLPTGLTAQNQPDGSVRLQWNDVAYNELRYNVYRSTTENGVYTLLNPGADNANTTSYIDASVLSSTTYYYKIEAVNGYGPSGQTAAVNVTTVNKAPVLPAIGGVFVKTGNVVNVNVNGSDDIGDVLTVSVTNLPAFASFTPSGNGTGTISVSPGSDDLGIFKDVKVTVTDNAGLSVERLFDITVTDNATRSWYVNFVGTKGSAEGVQPWNDVSGFPFNNLVVNNLRDDNNANTPTGLRLVQGWSEGWNGGMVTGNNTGVFSDNVLKSSIYDGNTTAKNFELTGLNPAKRYNVAILSSNNSGFSTQATWTSGAQSKVFNAAHNSTKLIQLNGLTPNASGVISVSGTKAAAATYIFMNALVLEEYDASTTPIRPLRLFAQAEGLRVKLEWSDRSYNETGFEVWRSESGGSYSLLTTLASNVEAYTDNSVLANRRYHYRIRAINGAIQSGYSNSASAYVAEKTTYINLNLTNPATAPWNNTNKTPLSGEQVSNFNDNGGINTGVGLIITQDFGGAFDQGLTGGTTYPDAVMLTSWWVEGRGDETGILKLVNLNQAKHYRIGITGSSNWSGDFSGIYTINGAHRYLNTHKNQNKTVYFENVVPNENGEISISMTGESFANWAFWGAIILESYDDDGGSGEPVISNRNGNLNGNVTAEPADMNRRGAGQDDLAAENLNGLKAYPNPFVNELRVQFKLETNVERMSVHLMDISGKVVYKKELGSLTAGTQTLQIGSGGELTTLKSGVYLLRITGSNGATWFFKLMRK; encoded by the coding sequence ATGAAAAAATTCTTACTCTGTGTCTTCCTTGGCATGTTCCTATTCATGACCGGGGGAGTGAAAGCTCAGACAGGGGTGTTCAATCCGGCCGACCCAGATGTAGTATTCACTACAACTAATCAGCCTGCGCAACCTGCCTGGAATTCCATTGCAAAATGGGGGCACACCAACCGTTTAAACTGGAACCCGTATTCGTATGGGTATCGCTGTTATTGGTTCAATGGTGTTCCGTTTCGGGTGAAATTCCCTAAATCCTACGCACACAATGTGGCGGATGGTAAAAAGTATCCGATGCTTATCTTCCTTCACGGTTTAGGTGAAAGAGGAACAGTATATGATAACGAATACCAGTTACGTCATGGTGGTCAGCAACACGCACAACGCGTGGATGATGGCACCTTTGACGGCTTTTTGCTATATCCGCAAAACACCGATGGATTCTTTAGTAATGGTGCCTTTGACATCATTGCACGGTTTGCGGATTCCATGGCAAAACATATCAAATTAGACATTAACCGGGTCGTTGTTTCCGGTCTTTCTTCAGGTGGTCAGGGTTCCTGGGGTTTTCTGGCGTATAACCCCCGGTTATTCGCGGCAGCTATGCCTATTTCTGCAGCTTCATTGGGTTATATAGCTCCAATGAATTCGCATATTACAGTTCCCATCTGGATCGCCAATGGAGGTCTGGACCCTGCACCTGCACCTTATACTGTTAATGAAGTGATCACCGCGTATAAGAATCTGGGGGGAAATATCCGCCAGTTCTTCTATCCAAATGGTGGACACGGTATTTGGGGAAATTTCTGGAATGATCCGGATTACTTCCCAGGGTTGAGTTCTTTTCATAAGGCTAACCCGCATGTTTTCTTTGGTCGAACCGAATTCTGTCCGGGTGACCCTGTAAGTGTCCGAATGGGCCTGCAGGCTGGATTCAATGCCTACCAGTGGAGAAAGGATGGGGTAGTGATCCCGGGCGCAACAGGTAATGAATATACTACCACAACTTTTGGTACATATGATGCCCGGTTCAGGCGAACCGCTACGGGTGAATGGAGTGATTGGTCACCCACCCCAGTGGTTGTCCAAATGAAAGCACCTACTATTACACCGCCCATTACGATCAGCGGACTTCGGAGTAATGTACTTCCTGCACCGGATGGAAGCACCACCGTGCCGCTTTCCGTACCGGATGATTATGTTTCCTATGAGTGGCGTCGTGTAAGTGACAATGCTCTTGTGGGTTCTACGGCTGTGGTCAATGTAGGCCCTGGAGCGTACCGTGTAAAAGTCAATGAAGAGTTTGGATGTACGAGCAGTTTCAGCCCGGATTTCACGGTGATCAGTGCCACCGGTTCCAATTTGCCTGATGGAGCATCCAGTGCGAGTGCACTTTCAACGTCTAATACATCTCTCCAACTGAACTGGAGTGAGAACCCGAATCCGGTCAACAATGAAACCGGATTCGAGATATACAGGTCTACCACCTCAGGCGGGCCCTATACGCTCATCGCCATCACAGCAGCAGATGTGTTGACCTATGCTGATAACAATCTGTTACCAGCTACCAAATACTATTATCTCATTCGTTCGATCAATAATAACGGTGCAGGCCCCAATACCCCTGAATTCAGTGGAACGACCTTATCGGATAGCCAGCTTCCGAGCGCTCCATCTAATTTGTATGTGGGCAATACATCACGCAGCTCAGTAACCCTTCGCTGGGGCGCTTCTACCGATGATGTGGGTATTGCACGTTATGATATTTATATCAACGGAAGTAAGGCCTACAGTACCTCCAATTTGGAATTCACCGTGAATGGTCTGGTGACCGGAAATACCTATGCTTTCACTGTGAGAGCAAGAGATATTGCCGGTAACCTTTCTCCGGCAAGTAACCAGGTAAGTGCGGTAGTTCGTTTGAATGGTCTTTACTACCGGTATGTGGAAGGAAACTGGAGTGTATTACCTGACTTCAACACCCTGACTCCGCTGGAGACAGGAATTACAGCAACGCCGGATATAAGCGTCGCCAATAGGGCGGATAATTTCGGTATCGTTTGGGAAGGATCTATACGGATCACCCAGGCCGGTAACTACTTCTTCCGTACCAACTCTGACGATGGAAGCAAACTCTATCTCGGTACCTTGAACGGAACAGTAAGCCCGTATAGCCACGCCGGAACAGCGCTTGTCAGCAATGATGGTTTACACGGAGCGCAAAATGCGACCTCCGCGAGTGTTAACCTGCAGGTAGGTACTTATCCGATCGCTATTGCTTATTTCGAAGCCACTGGCGGTAATAGCATCACGGTTAGCTGGCGGACGCCATCAACCGGAACCTCCTACGTGACCATACCAAGTTCTCAATTCACGGATGGTGGTAGTGCAGGTACCTCTCCAAATGATCCCAGCAATTTCACCGCAACATCCGGTGGGTTTGACCGCATCAACCTGAACTGGACGGATAACAGCAATAATGAGAATGGATTTGAGGTTTGGAGAAGTACAAATGCGGAAACGGGCTTTGTGATTGTTGGTCTTGCCTCTGCAAACAGCACTTCTTTTGTGGATAGCCTTGACCTGGATCCTTCCACCCGCTATTACTATCAGTTACGTGCGGTTAGCATTGGTGGACAGTCCAACTTTGCACCGGTTAACTCCGCTCAGGCCAACTGGAAATTCAACAATAACTATACCGATGCTTCTCCAAATGGCCGGACGCTGACGGCGAATAGCTCGCCAACCTTTGATGCAAATGATAAGCAGGAAGGCTCGCATGCCGTAAACCTGAATGGTTCATCACAGGATCTGACCATTAATACCGCTGCGGGTGATTATATCCGTGGAGGATACAATGCCAAAACAATCGCGCTGTGGATGCGTTCAGATGTATCAAACAGCAACCGCGGTATTTTTGATATTGGTGGAAGTGACGATGGTCTGGCCCTTCGCCTGAATGCCAACCAGATCGTTGCAGGCGTAGCCAGTAATAATAGCCGGGCAAGTATTAGCGCTCCTTATAACAGCACCGGATGGAACCATGTGGCACTTGTATATAGTGGCAACACCTTACGCCTCTATGTAAATGGCACAGAGGTGGCCTCCAATACGTCGCTTGTGTTTAGCTCCATTGGTACAACCAATGATGCTTCCATGATTGGGGATGATAATGGAACCACCGCGCTGAATACAACCTTTGGTAATTTTGACGGCCGGATCGATAATTTCAGCATCTATGGTTCAGCCCTGAATGCGACACAGATCCAGGCACTGATGAATGGAGAATTCGATCTCGTTACAGCGGTTACCGATCCTCTGCCGCCAGCACCTGGTGCGCCAACTTCGTTGGTTGCGGCAGGCGTAAGTGCACAGAGCATTGAGCTGAGCTGGAATGATAATAGCAACAATGAAACAGAGTTTGAAATATTCCGTAGTGTAGGCGACAACACCAACTACCGCTTATTGGCCACAAGGAGTTCAAATGCGGGAGCCACAGCCTCCTATGTAGATGAAGGATTGTTTAGCAATGTGCTTTATTACTATCAGGTGCGTGCGAAAGGCGCCGGCGGATTGAGCAGCTTCAGCAATGAATCCAGCAGCCGGACCCTGAACACCATTCCAGTAATAAACCAGGTAGCTGACTTCACGATACGGTATGATGTTCCGTATGTGCTGAACCTGACGGCTACCGATGGGGATGGTGAAAGTATGACCCTGGATCCAGGTACTTTGCCTTCTTTTGCGGTATTTAACCCCACAGGAAACGGAACAGGAACAATCACCTTTAGTGCAGCGTTGAGCCATCTGGGCAGCTATCCTGTACGTGTCATCGTAACCGATGTACAAGGCGGTAAGGATACAGCTGATTTTGTGGTCACCGTAAATAGCAACTATGTACCGGTGGTGAATGCGGTAACCAATGTTACCCTGGATGAAGGAGCGGTACAGGTGCGTAATCTGACCGCCACCGATCAGGATGGCAATGGCAGCTTGGTGTGGGATGGTACTGGGTTACCTTCATTTGTTCAATTGAACGATCTGGGCAATGGTCAGGCGACCTTGACAGTAAGCCCTGGATTTGCATCTGCAGGTGTTTATAATGTTGTATTAAAAGTAAATGATGGCAGTGGTGGATCAGGCACACGTGCGCTGGTGATCACAGTCAATGATAAAGATCCGGGTGGTGGTGTGTATTATGTCAATATGCTCAACCCCGGATATCAGGCCGCTCCAAGCCCATGGAATAATATCAGCAGTACGGCTACAGCAACCTTAACGAGTGAAGCAGGTCAAAGCGGTCCAGTAACCTTCTCGATCCTGAGCGCCCCCTGGAACAGCTGGTATGAAGGTGCAACAACCGGTAACAATAGTGGTATTGTACCTGATGCCGTAATTCGCGATTACTACTATTTTGGCATCTTCGGTGCACCTGAGACGGTTCAATTCCGCCTGGCAGGTCTGCCCCTTGGATACAAATACAATCTGCGAATCATGGGTAGTAGCCGTTGGACAGGTACCGCTAACAATGGTAGTACAGTTTATACCATCGGAGCACAATCACAAACCCTGAACGTTCAGAACAACAGCCAGAATATGGCCGTGTTCACAGGTCTTACCGCTGATGCAAACGGCTTTATCACCGTTACCATGAGCAAGGCCCCAGGCACACCAGTAGGTTACCTGAATGGTCTGATCCTTGAACAAGTGTTTGATGATGGTACAACACCTGTACTTCCCACTGGCCTTACAGCCCAGAACCAACCTGACGGATCTGTCAGATTGCAATGGAATGATGTGGCCTATAACGAACTCCGTTATAATGTTTATCGTTCGACAACAGAAAACGGTGTTTATACACTCCTGAACCCTGGAGCGGACAATGCAAATACGACCTCCTATATTGACGCCAGTGTGTTGAGTAGTACGACTTATTACTATAAGATCGAAGCTGTGAATGGTTATGGACCATCGGGTCAAACCGCCGCGGTGAATGTAACTACGGTAAACAAAGCACCGGTTCTTCCGGCCATAGGTGGTGTATTTGTGAAAACAGGAAATGTGGTGAATGTAAATGTCAATGGTTCTGATGATATAGGAGACGTGCTTACTGTTTCTGTCACTAATCTGCCTGCCTTCGCCAGCTTTACCCCAAGTGGTAATGGAACAGGCACCATCAGTGTGAGCCCGGGTAGCGATGACCTTGGCATCTTCAAAGATGTGAAGGTTACAGTAACGGATAACGCCGGATTGTCAGTAGAAAGATTGTTTGATATCACGGTAACAGATAATGCCACCCGCTCCTGGTATGTGAACTTTGTGGGTACCAAAGGAAGCGCTGAAGGGGTACAACCCTGGAATGATGTGAGTGGATTCCCCTTCAATAATCTGGTGGTAAACAACCTGCGCGATGACAACAATGCCAATACCCCAACCGGACTTCGTCTGGTACAAGGTTGGAGCGAAGGTTGGAATGGTGGTATGGTGACAGGTAACAACACAGGTGTGTTCAGTGATAATGTGTTGAAATCATCCATCTACGATGGCAACACTACCGCGAAGAACTTTGAATTGACCGGATTAAATCCCGCCAAGCGTTACAACGTAGCGATCCTGAGCTCGAATAACTCCGGGTTTAGCACACAGGCTACCTGGACCTCCGGCGCGCAGAGCAAGGTCTTCAATGCGGCGCATAATAGCACCAAGTTGATCCAGTTGAATGGACTTACCCCCAATGCAAGTGGTGTGATCTCGGTTTCTGGAACAAAAGCCGCAGCAGCCACTTATATTTTCATGAATGCATTGGTACTTGAAGAATATGATGCGTCCACAACGCCAATCCGTCCGCTGCGCCTATTTGCTCAGGCAGAAGGATTGAGAGTGAAACTGGAATGGTCTGACCGCAGTTATAACGAAACTGGTTTTGAGGTTTGGCGTAGTGAGTCGGGTGGAAGCTATAGCTTGTTGACAACCTTAGCCTCCAATGTGGAAGCCTATACCGATAACAGTGTACTGGCCAACCGTCGCTACCACTACCGTATACGTGCCATTAACGGCGCTATCCAGAGTGGATACAGCAACAGTGCAAGTGCTTATGTAGCGGAGAAGACTACGTATATCAACCTGAACCTGACCAATCCGGCAACAGCACCATGGAATAACACCAATAAAACACCGCTTTCCGGTGAACAGGTGAGCAATTTCAACGACAATGGTGGTATCAATACCGGTGTAGGGTTGATCATTACACAGGACTTTGGCGGTGCCTTTGACCAGGGTCTGACCGGAGGTACTACTTATCCCGATGCAGTTATGCTCACCAGCTGGTGGGTTGAAGGCCGCGGTGATGAAACAGGTATCCTGAAACTGGTGAACCTGAACCAGGCCAAACATTACCGGATCGGTATAACAGGTAGTTCTAACTGGTCGGGCGACTTCAGTGGTATTTACACCATCAATGGAGCCCATCGTTACCTGAATACACATAAGAACCAGAATAAGACGGTCTATTTCGAGAATGTAGTGCCAAATGAGAATGGAGAGATTTCCATCAGCATGACCGGTGAATCCTTTGCCAACTGGGCCTTCTGGGGTGCGATCATCCTCGAATCGTATGACGATGATGGAGGAAGCGGTGAACCCGTGATCAGCAACCGGAATGGTAACCTGAATGGTAATGTGACCGCTGAACCAGCCGATATGAACAGGAGAGGGGCAGGACAGGACGATCTGGCAGCAGAGAACCTGAATGGTCTGAAAGCCTACCCGAATCCGTTTGTAAATGAACTCCGTGTTCAGTTCAAACTTGAAACCAATGTCGAAAGAATGTCTGTCCATCTGATGGATATCAGCGGCAAAGTGGTGTACAAGAAAGAACTGGGATCCCTTACAGCCGGAACACAGACTCTGCAAATTGGCAGTGGTGGTGAACTCACTACGCTGAAGAGCGGTGTCTACCTCCTCCGGATCACTGGATCCAATGGTGCGACCTGGTTCTTCAAGTTGATGAGGAAGTAA